Genomic window (Oryza sativa Japonica Group chromosome 3, ASM3414082v1):
AGCAAAAGCACTATTTGCAATCCGCTTATGACAAAGAGAACACATGCTATCTCCATCAATCTTCAGAACAGCTTGACGCCGTTTATACAGATCCTCCTTTACCTGATAAAAAGTGAGAATTATAAGAATAAACACTATACCGTCATAATAACACTGTAGAACAGCGGCcatataaatttaataaagtcaATGAGCCCATCATAACTAGCCCATAACACCACTACAGTATGCTTGATGAGATAGCCAAATGTGCACCGTGACAGTTTATGTTGTGATACACCAGGCTGCTACCGAAGGTGCAGGGCACACAAGAGAGCATGGTGACACAGAAGAGGTTAGCAGATTGGCTGCTTATGGTTAAGAGATTTTTAGTTTTATGAAATCGATTCTGTTTTGTCAATTTCCTTGTTGACTACATATAAAATAACATAGCCAAACTTATTTGTTCATGCAATAAAGAAATTAGTACgccatctctatctctactacatAGGAGTATGTCTCAAATCCCAATCAAACATATTTTATCTGCCTTTGTCTTCTCTTATGTTCACAGCACAATTATCAACCTTCCTTGACCATCTCAACAACGTTCTTATCCCAATTCCCAAGTTAAGAGTTTACCATAGAAAATGCACACTTTTCATTTACAGCACAGGGCGATTACTAACATAGTTACAATGGTACATGAATTCAATTTCAAGGCTCAGTGATATTTCCCTAGGAGAATCCTAAAGATCATAATCTTTTATTGAGTAAAGCTAGGAAAAATGGAAAAGACATTGAAAACAAAGGGGAACGGCTAACAGAATATCATAGCACCAAGCTAACCTGCAAATTTGCCCGAAAAATCAAGTTCTTGATAACCATATAATTGCGTCGATGTTCACTAGAGTTCCGCAGAAGTGGTTCAAGAAATAACACCAGATCCTGCAAGTGTACATATCTATATCATTAGAACCTTCAATGGCTAGAAAGCCGAAACAACCAACTCTGGAACACAAGTATCTAAAAGCTGCATAACTGTGTTCTGTAGGGGCATAACTACATTTTTTTCAAGAGCCTAAATAACAATTAAACTACCAATAACAGCTAAATGGCTTATACACAAAATGGGGAAAGTATTATATCAACACAAAAAGGAACATCATTTTGTTGCTTTCCAGAGAAAATGACACAACAAAATTACGAGTGTGGCTTGGTATAAATCCAGGCCAGAAGGAAATATCTCTACCACAATATAAAAAGAAAGGCATTTACCTGGAGTTTCGTGTCTCTAGGTAACAAACGAAGAGCTTGGGCACCATTTATTCTATCCCACCGTTGGCTTAACAATTCAAGTGCTTCATTCAACATTATTGGGCCTCCATCACTAacatcatcaccatcaccatcaccatcacttCGACCACTATCAGTTCCACTGGGGCTAAAGCGCACATCATCAGCCCCTTCAATCTCAACAACCTTTTTACCCATACGCGCCCCTCTAACCTTAGTAACCTTCTGAATTCCAGGGTACTGTGATGCCACTGGAACAATTTTCTGCTCAAATTCCTTTTCAGCTTTTCTTGGGTTCAGATAGATTTGTAGGAGATTGAAATAGATATTTGATTTGGAAGGTTGTTGTGCTCCTTCCTCGTAAACACGGTCACAATATGCAACTGCTCGCTCTGGCATCTGGAGCTGCAATATAGGTACACCGTACACTTgttattgaaaaataaaaccGCTGGATATGAGAGGAAATGTTctcatatcaaaatttattaaGAGAAGGGTGAGGCTCGAACCCGGGTCGGCTAGCCCACACCTTGTGATGCTAGCCAGGAGACCCCCAGGCCTTTCTCACACTCGTTATTTTGGGTAACCTTAAAAAGTCTGAACTAACCATTACCCAAATATGATGGAGAATATTAAAAAACAATGTTACAGAGCAATAATACCTTATGCACATAAAGAGAGAGTGCACGGAGATGTTGATTTATTTTCCCATACAATATAGCGCGCTCTTCAAAAAGAGCATCTTGCGGAAGACGCTTAAGAAGTATATCTGTGTTGTAACCTGAATTGTTCTCTAATGTAGTTATCAGCTTCTTCCGTGTTGGGGAATATGTTTTCTCAGTCCAGTTTCCCTCTTCCTTCAGAATCTTGTGCCAGTCAAGAACCTCAGAAAGGTATAGTTGTACCTTCAGACAAGAATAAATGACCATCTTAAGATTAAAAGTGATCCATTTATTCAAAATTTGGATCCCAGTACGGGGATAAGATCATCTAAACAgcacaaataaatttattagatACGAAATTGCAATACCTACAGTGTAGCAATAGACAATAGATATGAAATTAAATTAACATACTGACAAAGTAACAGCAGTAAGAGTACACACCAGCTCATTTTGCAGATTAGGGTTGATCCCAGATACACTCATTGAAAGCATTAGTTCCAAGTAAGTTGACTGCAAATTTGGAGCATGCTGTTTTAGATATGAATTTACTAAATCTGCTGGAACATTTTCTGATAAAAAGAGCTCAATAGTGTCTGAAGGGTTGCGTTCAAGGACATATAAAGATGATTCCAAAACCAGCATTGGGTCAGACCGACAGAGGGGCTGCAACAAAGCACAGAGCCAAATCAGCCAGAGAAAACTAGAACAATGTGATACTGACTTATAATAGAGGCAAAAGTCCAAATGAAACTTAATCAACATACCAGGcaataaaatataaaacaaatattatGCCAATAAAACTCACAAATACAAGGTACTTAGATTAAAAAATCTAACACACATAACATGGTTTAGAAAGTACCATTCTGAACATCATGAATAACACCTTGATATTTAATATTTCACTGATACTTCCACTTTTAGTATGTTATGCTACTGTTTTCTAATAGACACTTAAACATGCAAGCatcaaatttacatatatagttCAGTTAAGGGCAGCTGAAAGCCTAAAACACCatgatattatatatataaatcccACACAACTGGTTCGGTCTCATTGATTTATGTGAGTGAAGAACAGTATCATGTAAATGTCAAGAGAGGAGGAATAACAATACCCTTAGATATTCAATGATCATTTGTGGATTGAACTTTTTGTTAAAATCATTTTTTCCCATCTCAGCCTTTGATTCTTCAACTAATTGATTAAGCAGTTGGAGAGCTTCACGGTGCATCTCATTGCTTTTGTAGAGCTCAAGTAACACCATATAATCGCTCCTTTCCTCTAAAAATTCTTTGCATATCTTCAGATCACAATAGTTAAGTCCCTTCAACAATTCTATTGCCCCTGAAGACTGTCCAGTAAGAATAAGAGCTTGAAGAAGAGATGTGTCCAGTACAGTAGCCATTTCTCTAGCAATAGAGCTTGTATGCGTCTGAGCTCGCTTCTGACATTAAGAcagtaaaaaatattatgaatcATCTTTTACTTATACTTATCGGACATATTATTGGATGTGCAATCATCTGTACGATATACGTAGCACTGTACAATCTCATAAACACATGAAACCCCAAAAACTTTTGGATAGGAGCTATCCTAGCAACAAATTGAATCAATGTCCACTCCCGCACTAGAATGTTCATGTTGATCAATTTTCAAGTAATTACATGTGCTTCGTCATTAAAGGAATGAGAACAGCATGGACGTAGACAGGAGGTCTGAATTCTCATATTTTATTGACATCCGAGACCCATGTATCAATAAATCAATCTATAAATCTGTCAGCTGCTGAATGAATAGAACTTCAGGACTACCTTACAAAAACAATTAACTATGTCCAGGCATAGTGAAAAATGAATTTGGCTCAACAAAAGGCAGGCTATGGTGGGATTTTGGACTATTTGCCATCCTCTTCAATGGCGTATTCCTAAATACCATCTTCTTTAGCAACTTAGATTATTTACCATTCGGACCCACCGAATTGTTTCTATTTTACCACTTTTACTTACATGGTAGCATTTCGGAAGAAAAATTGACTCTCTTGCcccttatcttcttcttctccccgtCGAAGAAGAGAGTATCTCTTACGGTCTCACCTTGGACGCCTCACGAACCTTGTTCGGTCCATTCACCGCATTCAGACAATCCAGGGGGCGGGGGGCGGGAGGGTGTTGGACGAGGTTGGGGCGATGGGGAAGGGTCCAACAGCGTGGTCACCGTGGGGGTGGCGCGGGACCCACAGTTCTGAGAGGCGAGACACGGAGATAGGGGGCGATTGGACAGCACACAAGGACGAGGTGGGGGCGATGAGGAAGGGTCAGCACCAGCAGTTCCAAGAGGCAAGACTCCGGCGGCTGCTGCAGCTGGCAGCGGCcaaggaggaagacgaggtcACCAGCAAGCTCGATGAACAGCAACAAGCAAGTAACACGCAGCTTCTGCACCGAGCACGTTGATGCTTGCTCACGCGGCCGCCGGCAAGCTCGTCGAGCAGCAATACCTATCAATGCTGCCTCCTACTCACGGATGGAAAAGCTCGATTAGCTTTGTTGTTAGTGTTAGCTAGAACATGCACGCTCGCCCGTGGCGAGCCAACTCCAAGCgacagagaggaagaggaggaagaagttgAAGAGAAGAGATGAGGGGTAGCAAGGTCATCTGTTACTCAGGTTGCTGAGTTGGCAAACGAAAGTGGCAAAATAGAAACAAATCGGTGGAACCAGATGGTAAATAATCGAGGTTATTGAAGAAGATGACATTTGAGAATACGCCATTCAATAGGATGGCAAATAGTCTAAAATCCCACATGCACCATGATCATTATGTAAATAGCGTTGAAGTCAATAAGGATTCAGAATTATAGCAAGACCTGAATCATTCTCGAAAACTAGAACTAATATAATATGGGATATTCAAGTTGTACTTTGACTTACTGATAGTTTGGATAAAACCAGGGGTTCATTTATTTGTGTAGTGTACTTTTATTACTTATTGGTAATTATTTTGTATTAGTTCTTGGTACAGGAAATTCCACACCTGTCACTACTATTTACAAGAGTTTTAACAAGGAAACCTAGGCATTTGAAGCAGTAGTACCTTATTTGGCTTCTTTGATCGATATGACTCAGATAAGATTGAGCTGTGGTGCACAGCTCCAGAGACCACCTCCTCGGTGACTTCAGCTGTTGCTCTCTCAATTATTCCATTTCTTTTCTTGTGCAAATACTTCACAAGGGCAATTAGAGCATTGTGGCTCATTTTCTTTATCTCCAATGGAGAtttatcatcagattcatgaagttGTAGAGAGTATGGTTCCATATCATCTGTCACATCAGATGATTCTCTTGCTAATTCTGGCAGATCTTGCAGCCGGTCATGTTCACCTATGATGTGCGTTTGAGGCAGAACAAGAGATGGATATAGAGATAGGACATAAGTAATATCCACATGTGAATCAGAGAACTGCTCCATTGCCTCCTCATAGCTCCCATTATCAAATAAAAAGTGTCCATATCTAATTCATGAAATCAAATTTGAAACACACAATTTAGTTATATGTGAggaaccaaataaaaaaaatatataagaaaacACAAGATTCACTGACTAGAAATGTAGTAGATGGCTCTGTTCGCCTACTTCAATTATAGACTAGAAACTGCATGGATTCAAAACTGGTAATATTGTTGCTTTGCTTACACTCCATATTTTCATTTTGCAAACATCATCTGTACTGTTCAATCTGCTtattttctaacaaaaaaaaggatAGTAAAAGTATGGAAAACCCATAAGCTATTCATATTCTTTTATTGAATTTGTTTCTCAGCAGATCATGGATGCAAAACATAATCAGAGAGCAAAGTGATTCAAACAGCTTAAGTAAAGAGGAGCAGAATCTACCCATTTGTGCTACAGGATGATAAACGTATAGAAGTAGGAAATCTATACAGACTGCAAATAGAGTGCTGGTGTGACCTTTAGATTGGACAACTTGAAACATACCTTATGTGTATTGAGCTTTCCTTTGCAGCTCGTAGGTTTGAATCCTCTGGAGGAAGTAGCTTACACAACGCCAGAGCCTCCTCAAATTCACCAGATGCAGTCAACTGCACTATCTGTAGACCAACATATGTAACGATGCAAATGTAAGAGCTAAGAATCAATCCTGAGAAACAACTTGTAAAATGATCAAGGCTGATTATTTAGCATGTACATGAAAGAAATAAAATCCATAGAAGAAGCCTTATAACAATTGGTACATGCTATGGATTGGCTAGGGTAAGGGCCCGAAGACCGGGGGATAGGGCACTCACCCTCTAATAGCAGTGGCGGGGCTTCTCCCTGCTGAGCTAAAAGAGGCTCCGAGGCTTAGGGCTAACTTTAGAGATTCATTGATtgattgataatagagtacatgGTGTCCCTTTATATATAGGGAGGATAGACTAGACACATAAGGAACTAGTCTCTACTATTATATAAACCAATCCAATCTCTATCTCTAACTTTCTAATAAACCTCATCCCTTTCCTAACTAGGTAATCTCCTATATTTATGTGACTTATTCCTAAATTATCATGCCTAAACTGTTGCATGGGCCTAGCCCATGCCCATAACAGTACAAGATCTTATAAAGGGCACCAACAATGGTTATTTTGGGAAACTATACCAAAAGTTAGCATGAAACAGCTTAGTGCTGTGATTTGTGATATCAAGATAAACTACTAGAAGCCCGTAGGCAGTGGAAGGATGGCTAGATGGTGCATGTGTGGCACTGTGTCAGGACGGGCAGCCACAATTTGGAGGTGATGTGGGTGAGCAAGGCTGTGAACAGTAACATTTTAGGAACACGGAACAAAAGATATCATATAATGTCTACAGAAATGTGCTCATCGAAATTAATAAACCAAAGTACCAGACACAGCACAGCATACCTGGGCACCAATAGGAACAGGCAACAAGCCATAAACAGAGCGGGCTAGCACAGCAAGTATACAGTTCTCAGTTTCAACAAGCTTTTGAACATCACGAAGTACAACCGTCTGAACCAATGCATTGGGGGCTCTAAGGGACCGTATCTGAAACAAAACCAAGTAGTCAGGTGGAACGATGTAACTATAGCTTTAGTATACAAGATGAATAAACTCACCTCAACATGCCGTGGCAGGCGTGCCACCGCATATGGCCTATGTATAGCAACAGAGGCAGGCGTGTCTGACCAAATTATCCTGCCATCTTGAATAAGTTTCCCATTTTGGTCAACAAATACTCCAATATTATCCTGAGTAAACAAAGTAAATAGTACATGATTGAGCTAAGATTAAAGAAACTTACAAGTGAAAACAAGTTACTACATTCAGACCAACTGCCCCATCATTCCTCTAAAGCAGAATACTTTCATCTTTGAACCAAACAAATATCACAAAATGATTTCATCTAACCAAGCAATTTCATCAAATGGCAAATTGACAACAAAACATATATaatatcacaaaaaaaattaacgtTATACCTTTCCCAGGAGGAGCTCCCCAGTAGGAAGAGCCACAACTAAAGGTGGAGCATTCCTTCCAGAAGAAAACACTTCAGTTAATGCACCAGTCATACTATTTATGATCATATACTCCTTTCTAATCCCAAGACAAATGTTGTCGCCACACCAGGCCATTGATTTCACGGTATCCGGAACTCCAAATTCCTTCACCTCAACAAACTCCCTCCCACCTGATAAACAGAAATTAAGTCACCATGCAACGCGTATTCAGAACAAGATCATTCAGCCATTTGATTTCTTTCAAGATTACcataatcaaaattttaaaggcACAACACAAACTCTAGTCTTAAGTTATGCCAAATGCTGCTAAATACATTTATTCTGATATACCTTGCACTTACAACAGTACTAAAAAAATTTTACAGGTCGTTTTTCCTTTACCAGTTTCAGCAAACAAAAGGCTAATGTTTCGTAAGCTTTTTCCCAAATTCAAGATACAGATAAATTACAAAAAGAAAACCCTGTTACCGGTTCCAGCACACAAAATTCTATTACTTCAGAAACTTCTTCTGAATTCTAATGATGCCTACATGTGCATGCAATTTGTGCCAAAAACAAAATCTACGATCAAGCAAATGACAAGAAAATTCATGAACACATGATTTCCTTGGTATGCTGTATCAATGTAGAGTTAGCAGAATAACACATTTTCTTTAAGTGGAATAATGAAATCGTGTGCCTTAGCAAAAATGTCTATATATCATCTTCATCTAACACCATTAGAACCAGAATAATTCTGGAATGTATGAACATGTTTTAACTGAAATATTTCATTGTGCCCAacatgtggaaaaacaaaaaggatCAGTAATTATTGCCAGAAAAAGAATAATCAAAGAGTGAATATACCAATTAATGATTCAAAAGTTTAATATCCTACACAAATAGCTTCCAACTACAAGAAATTCACTTATTAATCCCCCATGGTGTTCATAGAATATATCGCATCATTAGAACAGTAACTGTATTTTTCCACTAAAACATTTAGCCAACTTAAATAGATTAACTAAAGCCTGGAATTAACTCGAGTGTTTTTCCCTTTCTCCAACAGATCCCAAGTCCCAGCTAAGAACATCAATTCAGACTACACGGCCCCAATTCAATCCAGACTTCCCATTCTCCAAATTGAGCAGTACCAACAGGCCATCTCCATTTCCACCGAAACCCAAATGATGTAACAGTCAAATCATAGCCACAAACACTCAAATCACAACGAAAACGAATAGGCAATGCGGCCGAATTCTCACTGTCAAGGCGGAAGATGGTCAGGCGCTTCCAGCGGCCGACCGCGAGGAGGCCCCGGCGGTCGTCCCAGGCGAAGAGGTTGGCGCCCTTGGTCTTCCCGATGACGGCGACGGTCTCGAGCCCGGGGAGGCGGTGGAGGTTGACGCACTCGGCGAGCGAGAGCAGGAGCTCGCGGCCGGCGCTGACCTCCATCGCCAGGGGCGTCCCGCGGCGCCACAGCGAGGGCTGCTGCCGCTCCAGCGCGTACGGCCCGTCCCGCGGgatcccgccgccggcgtggcccGGGGAGGCGTAGATGCGGAGGGAGCCGTCCTTCCCCGCGACGAGGAGCCTCCCGGCGTAGGCGGCCACGGCCACGATGTCGCCCGGCACGCCGGAGACCAGCTCGACGGCGTCGTACGCGCTGTGCACCATGGCTGCCGcgggccccccccccccgatcGGGCGGCGGTCTcccgccccggcggcggcgaggcgagtcggccgcggcggcgatcgTCGCGTGCGGCGAGGCGAGAACGAAAAGGGGGAAGAGCGAGATCGTTGCGTCGAGGACTCTGGCTCGGCTAGGCCATGATGGTATACGGAATGGGGGGTATAGTATAGCTGTATAGGTATACGGGATACAAACACATATTGGATTATTATTGGCATTGCTCGACCTTCAATAAAAACAATtattttcttaaagaaaaaCCTCTTCTGATACGTTACTTAGATCACCTGTTCGTTCTAAATTTGTAAAacttatttattaaaatattaatttattttgttaatgAAATAGATATAATCCGTGCTAATAATCTTGTCGGTAAATAGGAGTTTGATTCATCGTGTGATGGCGCATGAAGCACACATGTTATATATGCTTTCTGACTTTGTTTTGCTGTTGTTTTGTTTGTACTTTAAAATAATATAGTTTTTATCAATCGTAAAAATTATCTTCACATGTTGCAATGCACATGCATTTTTGCtagtctagaaaaaaaaatagggaTATAACccctttccctctccctctctccattATACTCTCCTCGTTCCGGTCTCCTCCTTCGAATACCCCGCTATTGGAGCCCCTCCCCCTCCGTCGTTCTCCTTACCACCCACCGCCGgtgcccctctccccctcccctcctctcttcaGTGACGTCGACATCGATGCCACCTTACCCCTCCACTCATGGCCGGCTGATGCAAGTGGCCACCACTACCTCTCCCGTCTCGCTTAGGGGGGCGGCGTGGCCGTCGAGCTCCGGCCGGCACGGACCCAGGGGTGGTGCGCCCAGCGAGCTCCTGGCGGCGTGGATTAAGGGGCGATGTGGCTGACACGGATTGGGAGACGCcgtggccggcgagctccggctgaTGCGGATCAGGAGGCGGCACGGTGGAGTTGCTTTGGTGGTGATGCGATGGATCCCAACGATGATGCTCATAGGTCGCTGGTAGGCTCCACTTCTGCCCGCCACTCTCGTTCTCCCTTCCGCCGCCTTCTTGTCATcgcttctctctcccttctgtTGCCTTTGCGCTAGGGCACTAGTTGTTGGTGCGAGAGAAGGAGAGCGTGGGAGGGGAATACACGAAGCCACGGAGTGATGAGATGATGACCTCCACAACGCGGCGCCCCGCCTTTCTCCCCACGCCGCACTCCCTCAATGGAGACGAAGTCCGTGTGCCCAATTTTGACTTCATGTGCTTCGTTTGGCTCCGCGGGTGATCGATGTGGAGGCGAATATTCTGCGTCGGGTGTTTGGGCCGAACGACACGGAGGCGCACTATGACCGCCAGCTAGATGCGCCGCCATTGCCGAGGTAGTCGCAACTAGGCTTTGGATCCCAGCTAGAAGAAGTCCCGCTGCCAGCTTCAGCCACCGTAGTTTGTTAGGGACGAGGTGGTCGCTGCTGATGTTGACACTCAACATAGTTGTCGTGGCCTCTAGAGATCTGAACTTGATGAGAAGTCATCGGCCTAAGCCCTAAAGATGGTTACTGCTGCCGACTTTCTAGAGTTCCATGTCGTCTCGGGCTAgaggtatagatggccatatggcacAAGGCCCGCAGCCCGCCCCAAGGCACGCCAATTTGGCCCAGCCCAAGCAGGGCACAGCCCGACTGGGGTTGTGCTCGTGCCGGCCCGGTACAGCATGATCGGAAAAAAATAGTAGAGAGACGTAAATTAGACTTAGTTAACCATATAAGACAAATGCTCAAAGACAAGAGGAATACAAATAGACTTCTTTTGCAGCTATATGGACACAGTCCAGAGAGTTTAGATAGGAAAAAtagaccttttttttaaaaaaaaagcacgaTAGGCTGTCGTGCCTTCGTTCGAACCGGCACGACCCGAGTCTTACTTGGTCTCCAGACCGGCTGAGTGCACTTGCTGCAGCGAACTGTCACGACCTGGTTACTTTCTCATTTCTTCCTCGctcgcgcgctctctctctccctctctctctctctctctcggtccaCGACCACAACTCCACAAGCACAGCTGCACAAGTAGCTCGCTGACGCCTCCAGCCTCCCATGGCCTCGTGGACCCGTAGTCCAACTGTCCAAGTTCGTGTGAGCCAATACAATCGGGAGATAAATATCACAACGAAACCACCTGATGGACCCACAAGGCAGTGAGAGAAACAAccatttctctcctctcccgagGCGCATGCAAATGCTTCCAAAAAATTTGAGAAGCTTtggtgtcaaaaaaaaaaaaactttgagaaGCTTTTGGGGCCCACGTCCCGGGCCCCACCGCCTCCACctcatcgtcctcctcctccgcttcgcATTTCCTCTTCGAGTacaagtagtactactagtagtcaTCGACTCGTCACGCGCAGCCGCGAACCCATTTCCAGAGCGAGAGCGGAGAGCGCACCGCCATTGCCGCACAGCTCCACCGCCCGCAGGCGAGTACCCGGCTCGGGAGGGAGGTGGTTTGGTGCTGGAGATGGCGGATCGTCTCACCGATGAGCAGA
Coding sequences:
- the LOC4333909 gene encoding vacuolar sorting protein 39 isoform X2, with translation MVHSAYDAVELVSGVPGDIVAVAAYAGRLLVAGKDGSLRIYASPGHAGGGIPRDGPYALERQQPSLWRRGTPLAMEVSAGRELLLSLAECVNLHRLPGLETVAVIGKTKGANLFAWDDRRGLLAVGRWKRLTIFRLDSGREFVEVKEFGVPDTVKSMAWCGDNICLGIRKEYMIINSMTGALTEVFSSGRNAPPLVVALPTGELLLGKDNIGVFVDQNGKLIQDGRIIWSDTPASVAIHRPYAVARLPRHVEIRSLRAPNALVQTVVLRDVQKLVETENCILAVLARSVYGLLPVPIGAQIVQLTASGEFEEALALCKLLPPEDSNLRAAKESSIHIRYGHFLFDNGSYEEAMEQFSDSHVDITYVLSLYPSLVLPQTHIIGEHDRLQDLPELARESSDVTDDMEPYSLQLHESDDKSPLEIKKMSHNALIALVKYLHKKRNGIIERATAEVTEEVVSGAVHHSSILSESYRSKKPNKRAQTHTSSIAREMATVLDTSLLQALILTGQSSGAIELLKGLNYCDLKICKEFLEERSDYMVLLELYKSNEMHREALQLLNQLVEESKAEMGKNDFNKKFNPQMIIEYLRPLCRSDPMLVLESSLYVLERNPSDTIELFLSENVPADLVNSYLKQHAPNLQSTYLELMLSMSVSGINPNLQNELVQLYLSEVLDWHKILKEEGNWTEKTYSPTRKKLITTLENNSGYNTDILLKRLPQDALFEERAILYGKINQHLRALSLYVHKLQMPERAVAYCDRVYEEGAQQPSKSNIYFNLLQIYLNPRKAEKEFEQKIVPVASQYPGIQKVTKVRGARMGKKVVEIEGADDVRFSPSGTDSGRSDGDGDGDDVSDGGPIMLNEALELLSQRWDRINGAQALRLLPRDTKLQDLVLFLEPLLRNSSEHRRNYMVIKNLIFRANLQVKEDLYKRRQAVLKIDGDSMCSLCHKRIANSAFAIYPNGQTLVHFVCFRESQQIKAVRGVNSVKRR
- the LOC4333909 gene encoding vacuolar sorting protein 39 isoform X1; the protein is MVHSAYDAVELVSGVPGDIVAVAAYAGRLLVAGKDGSLRIYASPGHAGGGIPRDGPYALERQQPSLWRRGTPLAMEVSAGRELLLSLAECVNLHRLPGLETVAVIGKTKGANLFAWDDRRGLLAVGRWKRLTIFRLDSGREFVEVKEFGVPDTVKSMAWCGDNICLGIRKEYMIINSMTGALTEVFSSGRNAPPLVVALPTGELLLGKDNIGVFVDQNGKLIQDGRIIWSDTPASVAIHRPYAVARLPRHVEIRSLRAPNALVQTVVLRDVQKLVETENCILAVLARSVYGLLPVPIGAQIVQLTASGEFEEALALCKLLPPEDSNLRAAKESSIHIRYGHFLFDNGSYEEAMEQFSDSHVDITYVLSLYPSLVLPQTHIIGEHDRLQDLPELARESSDVTDDMEPYSLQLHESDDKSPLEIKKMSHNALIALVKYLHKKRNGIIERATAEVTEEVVSGAVHHSSILSESYRSKKPNKKRAQTHTSSIAREMATVLDTSLLQALILTGQSSGAIELLKGLNYCDLKICKEFLEERSDYMVLLELYKSNEMHREALQLLNQLVEESKAEMGKNDFNKKFNPQMIIEYLRPLCRSDPMLVLESSLYVLERNPSDTIELFLSENVPADLVNSYLKQHAPNLQSTYLELMLSMSVSGINPNLQNELVQLYLSEVLDWHKILKEEGNWTEKTYSPTRKKLITTLENNSGYNTDILLKRLPQDALFEERAILYGKINQHLRALSLYVHKLQMPERAVAYCDRVYEEGAQQPSKSNIYFNLLQIYLNPRKAEKEFEQKIVPVASQYPGIQKVTKVRGARMGKKVVEIEGADDVRFSPSGTDSGRSDGDGDGDDVSDGGPIMLNEALELLSQRWDRINGAQALRLLPRDTKLQDLVLFLEPLLRNSSEHRRNYMVIKNLIFRANLQVKEDLYKRRQAVLKIDGDSMCSLCHKRIANSAFAIYPNGQTLVHFVCFRESQQIKAVRGVNSVKRR